DNA from Ignavibacteria bacterium:
TTCATAAGCTGAAGGTAATCGATCATAATAAGACCCAGGTTTTTCTCGGCTTTAAGCCTTCTGCACTTGGCTCTTATCTCAAGGATTGTCTGGCTTGGTGAGTCGTCAATAAATATCGGGGCCTCGCTGAGCTTGTGTATGTTCCGGCTGAGCTTCGGGCCTTCCTCGTTAGGTAGTTTTCCTGTTCTTACAAGGTGGGCATTAAGCCTTGCCTCCGAGCATATCATACGGATTACCATCTGTATTGTGGCCATTTCAAGGCTGAAGATGGCAACAGGTACCTTATGGTCAACCGCAGCATTGCGCGCAAGTGAAAGCGCAAAAGCCGTTTTACCCATGGAAGGGCGGGCTGCAATGATAATAAGATCCGACTTCTGGAAGCCTCCAAGCATATCGTCCATCTGATAAAAGCCTGTCGGCACTGCAAACTGCTGATGTTTTTTCGAATGTATAAGCTCAATATACTCCATAGCCTGAATAACGGCCTTATTCATCTGCGAATAAGACTTTTTCATGTGCGCTTCTGTAATTTCAAATATCTGGCGTTCGGCACGGTCCAGAAGGTCAAAAGCGTCCTCGGCGCCTTCATAGGCACTCTGGGCAATTTCCATGGAGGCCGAAATCAGGCCCCTTAAGATGTGCTTTTCGAGCACGATCTTGGCGTGGTATTCTATATTTGCTGCCGAAGAGATATTCTGTGAAAGCCTGCTTAAATAAACTGCCCCGCCGACATCCTCAACCTGCCCCTTCTTCTTCAGCTCTTCGTAGAG
Protein-coding regions in this window:
- the dnaB gene encoding replicative DNA helicase, with translation MSKFKKEAPKEEVNLSMLQSASVKPPQAPEVEMAVLGAMMIEKEAVPKGIELLTPEAFYIKQHRLIFEAMQSLFEANEPIDTVTLYEELKKKGQVEDVGGAVYLSRLSQNISSAANIEYHAKIVLEKHILRGLISASMEIAQSAYEGAEDAFDLLDRAERQIFEITEAHMKKSYSQMNKAVIQAMEYIELIHSKKHQQFAVPTGFYQMDDMLGGFQKSDLIIIAARPSMGKTAFALSLARNAAVDHKVPVAIFSLEMATIQMVIRMICSEARLNAHLVRTGKLPNEEGPKLSRNIHKLSEAPIFIDDSPSQTILEIRAKCRRLKAEKNLGLIMIDYLQLMNASTKMESREREISHISRSLKALAKELNIPVIALAQLNRAVESRTDKRPMLSDLRESGSIEQDADVVMFIHRPEYYGMKQDADGNSLEGVAEIIIGKQRNGPTGDVRLKFFKDYARFENLELVRHIEEANQTTTITEEDYPI